The Clostridium septicum genome contains a region encoding:
- a CDS encoding chromate transporter gives MQKIWEMFIAFFKIGAFTFGGGYAMIPLIEEEVVNRKKWLTKEEFVDILVVSQSFPGALAVNCSIFLGYKISGFIGALMALLAVVLPSFLIIIIIASFFMQFRNNYYVNAAFKGITAAVPMLVLIGAISLGKGLERNIRTLMTIIVALIALEVINVHPVIVILASALYGIIFLRKRVE, from the coding sequence ATGCAAAAGATATGGGAGATGTTTATAGCATTTTTCAAGATAGGTGCATTCACATTTGGTGGAGGATATGCAATGATACCACTAATAGAAGAAGAGGTAGTCAATAGAAAAAAGTGGTTAACTAAAGAGGAGTTTGTGGATATTTTAGTAGTTTCACAAAGTTTTCCTGGAGCATTAGCAGTAAATTGCTCTATATTTTTAGGATATAAAATAAGTGGATTTATAGGAGCTTTAATGGCTTTATTAGCAGTTGTATTACCATCATTTCTAATAATAATTATTATAGCCTCATTTTTTATGCAATTTAGAAATAATTATTATGTAAATGCTGCTTTCAAAGGTATAACAGCAGCAGTACCAATGTTAGTATTAATTGGAGCTATAAGTTTAGGAAAGGGTCTTGAAAGAAATATAAGAACTCTAATGACTATAATAGTTGCATTAATAGCCTTAGAAGTAATCAATGTACATCCTGTAATAGTAATATTAGCTTCAGCATTATATGGAATAATATTTTTAAGGAAGAGGGTGGAATAA
- a CDS encoding tetratricopeptide repeat protein, giving the protein MEKKLKKAYEKALSLYNNGELNKALKCCEDGISNDLKNSDLLNLKGLILYVKGDLKGAVSIWKINKACNSDIMSDSYIKDSIEDKRRLELFQKAQKLIKNLHIDEAIELLELCLESDFNSIQVNNSLSICYLKRGEVDKCRLYLNKALSIDKTDKVSLSILKDLGIYKDVKEPKYRKVITFVIILAIILGGASVFVFKNLNKSKENIAENVGKQEEQQEKVEEKTEEKPEEKLQKNIENEKLDKVEDNSEKQNDGVIAEEVPLTLDEVGNFYIDATTKFGEGNYQVAKELLNKAIKYSDKSYLNDDILFLLASTEEKLGNVDNSIKNFEKYISLYENGDYIEETCYKLALLYKDKDKEKSKIYAYKLVYNHPESIYNNDNIDSILKN; this is encoded by the coding sequence ATGGAAAAGAAACTTAAAAAAGCTTATGAAAAAGCATTATCATTATATAATAATGGAGAATTAAATAAAGCACTAAAGTGTTGTGAAGATGGAATATCAAATGATCTTAAAAATTCAGATTTATTAAATTTAAAAGGTTTAATTCTTTATGTAAAAGGGGATTTAAAAGGGGCAGTATCTATATGGAAGATAAATAAGGCTTGTAATTCTGATATTATGTCTGATTCTTATATAAAAGATTCTATAGAAGATAAGAGAAGACTAGAATTATTTCAGAAAGCACAAAAGCTTATTAAAAATTTACATATAGATGAAGCTATTGAACTTTTAGAGTTATGTTTAGAAAGTGATTTTAATTCTATACAAGTAAATAACTCTTTGTCTATCTGTTATCTAAAAAGAGGTGAAGTTGATAAGTGTAGGTTATATTTAAATAAGGCACTTTCTATTGATAAAACTGATAAAGTAAGTTTAAGTATTTTAAAAGATTTAGGGATATATAAAGATGTTAAAGAACCAAAGTATAGAAAAGTTATAACTTTTGTAATTATTTTGGCTATCATTTTAGGAGGAGCTTCAGTATTTGTTTTTAAAAATTTAAATAAAAGCAAAGAGAATATAGCTGAAAATGTTGGTAAACAAGAAGAACAACAAGAAAAAGTGGAAGAGAAGACAGAAGAAAAACCAGAGGAAAAATTACAAAAGAATATAGAAAATGAAAAATTAGATAAAGTTGAAGATAATAGTGAAAAGCAAAATGATGGAGTAATTGCTGAAGAGGTTCCTTTAACATTAGATGAGGTTGGAAATTTTTATATTGATGCAACAACAAAATTTGGAGAGGGAAATTATCAAGTAGCTAAAGAATTATTAAATAAGGCCATAAAATATTCTGATAAAAGTTATTTAAATGATGATATATTATTTTTATTAGCTTCAACAGAAGAAAAGTTAGGAAATGTAGATAATTCTATAAAAAACTTTGAGAAATATATAAGTCTTTATGAAAATGGGGATTATATAGAAGAGACATGTTATAAATTAGCTTTATTATATAAAGATAAGGATAAAGAAAAAAGTAAGATTTATGCATATAAGCTTGTTTATAACCACCCAGAATCAATATATAACAATGATAATATAGATTCTATTCTCAAAAATTAA
- the buk gene encoding butyrate kinase yields the protein MSYKLLIVNPGSTSTKIGVYNGEKEVLEETLRHSAEEIGKYATIYDQFKFRKDVILNVLKEKNFDIKTLDAVVGRGGMLKPMEGGTYKVNEAMLEDLKVGVQGEHASNLGGIISNEIGKELGIPAFIVDPVVVDELNDIARISGVPELPRISKFHALNQKAVAKRYGEEFGKGYENLNLIVVHLGGGASVGAHKNGKVIDVNNALDGDGPFSPERAGSVPVGDLIKMCYSGKYTEKEVFSKIVGKGGFVAYLGTNDLRDVLKLLEEGDKKAELVYDAFIYQVSKWIGEMSTVLCGKVDAILVTGGIAYSQKVIDDIKSRVEWISKIVAYPGEDELLALAQGAIRVLDEKEEAKEYK from the coding sequence ATGTCTTATAAATTATTAATAGTTAATCCAGGATCAACTTCAACTAAAATTGGAGTATATAATGGAGAAAAAGAAGTTTTAGAAGAAACCTTAAGACACTCTGCAGAGGAAATAGGAAAGTATGCAACGATATATGATCAATTTAAATTTAGAAAAGATGTTATTTTAAATGTGCTAAAAGAAAAAAACTTTGATATAAAAACATTAGATGCTGTAGTTGGTAGAGGTGGAATGCTAAAACCAATGGAAGGAGGAACTTATAAAGTTAATGAAGCTATGCTTGAAGATCTTAAGGTTGGGGTTCAGGGAGAACATGCTTCAAATTTAGGTGGAATAATATCAAATGAAATAGGTAAGGAATTGGGAATTCCAGCATTTATAGTAGATCCTGTAGTAGTAGATGAATTAAATGATATTGCACGTATTTCAGGAGTTCCAGAACTTCCAAGAATAAGTAAATTTCATGCATTAAATCAAAAAGCTGTTGCCAAAAGATATGGCGAGGAATTTGGAAAAGGTTATGAAAATTTAAATTTAATTGTTGTACATTTAGGTGGTGGTGCTTCTGTTGGAGCGCATAAAAATGGAAAAGTAATAGATGTAAATAATGCATTAGATGGAGATGGACCATTTTCACCAGAAAGAGCAGGTTCTGTACCAGTTGGAGATTTAATAAAGATGTGTTACAGCGGAAAGTACACAGAAAAAGAAGTATTTAGTAAAATAGTAGGAAAAGGTGGATTTGTAGCTTATTTAGGAACTAATGATTTAAGAGATGTATTAAAATTATTAGAAGAAGGAGATAAAAAAGCAGAATTAGTATATGATGCATTTATATACCAAGTATCTAAATGGATTGGAGAAATGTCAACAGTATTATGTGGTAAAGTTGATGCAATTTTAGTTACAGGTGGAATTGCATACTCACAAAAGGTTATTGATGATATTAAGAGTAGAGTTGAATGGATATCTAAAATAGTTGCATATCCAGGAGAAGATGAATTATTAGCATTGGCTCAAGGTGCAATAAGAGTATTAGATGAAAAAGAAGAAGCTAAAGAATATAAATAA
- a CDS encoding NAD(P)/FAD-dependent oxidoreductase yields the protein MTIRINNIVLKIDEDKSILNKKIAKKLRISESEIKNLRIIKESLDARKKNDIKFTYCVDIEHSNEKKLVNKLKDKDVRLEDKEYDTQIKMGSEELKNRPVVVGLGPAGLFAALLLAEKGYKPLVIERGEDVDKRTKTVDKFWETGELNLESNVQFGEGGAGAFSDGKLTTRIKDRRCDYVLRELVKAGAPDDITYVGKPHVGTDILKEVVKNIREKIKKLGGEVLFSSRLELVNSENNKLKSIIVNGNEIPCEALVLAIGHSSRDTYEMLYKQGISMEPKAFAIGVRIEHPQELINKSQYGDAYEHPRLKAAEYRLTYQSETLGRAVYSFCMCPGGVVVAAASESERLVSNGMSYHARDLENANSALVVTVGPDDFKGDSPLKGMEFQRHYESLAYKLGGGNYKAPVQLVGDFMEDRVSEKLGKVIPSYTAGYVFRDLRECLPSYVVEALKEGISNFDRKIKGYGNKDAVLTGIETRTSAPVRITRTENLESISMEGLYPTGEGAGFAGGIISAAVDGIKVAEKIISKFKIQ from the coding sequence ATGACAATAAGAATAAATAATATTGTTCTAAAAATAGATGAAGATAAATCAATATTAAATAAGAAGATAGCAAAAAAATTAAGAATATCAGAATCGGAAATTAAAAATTTAAGAATAATAAAAGAAAGCTTAGATGCAAGAAAAAAAAATGATATTAAATTTACATATTGTGTTGATATAGAACATTCAAATGAAAAAAAATTAGTAAATAAATTAAAAGATAAGGATGTTCGATTGGAAGATAAGGAATATGATACGCAAATAAAAATGGGAAGTGAAGAATTAAAAAATAGACCAGTTGTAGTTGGATTAGGTCCAGCTGGATTATTTGCAGCATTATTACTAGCGGAAAAAGGTTATAAACCATTGGTGATAGAAAGAGGAGAAGATGTTGATAAAAGAACTAAGACTGTGGATAAATTTTGGGAGACAGGAGAATTAAATTTAGAGTCAAATGTTCAGTTTGGGGAAGGTGGAGCTGGTGCATTTTCAGATGGTAAATTAACTACAAGAATTAAAGATAGAAGATGTGATTATGTATTAAGGGAGTTAGTTAAAGCCGGTGCACCAGATGATATTACGTATGTTGGAAAACCTCATGTTGGAACAGATATTTTAAAAGAAGTAGTTAAGAATATAAGAGAAAAAATAAAAAAATTAGGAGGAGAAGTATTATTTTCTTCTAGATTGGAGTTAGTAAATTCAGAGAATAATAAACTTAAAAGTATAATAGTTAACGGGAATGAAATACCATGTGAAGCATTAGTTCTTGCAATAGGCCATAGTTCAAGAGATACATATGAGATGTTATATAAACAAGGAATATCTATGGAACCAAAAGCCTTTGCTATTGGAGTAAGAATAGAACATCCTCAAGAACTAATTAATAAAAGTCAATATGGAGATGCTTATGAACATCCAAGATTGAAGGCAGCAGAATATAGATTAACTTATCAAAGTGAAACTTTAGGAAGAGCAGTATATTCATTTTGTATGTGTCCAGGTGGGGTAGTGGTAGCTGCAGCTTCTGAATCAGAAAGACTAGTTTCTAATGGGATGAGTTATCATGCAAGGGATTTAGAAAATGCAAATTCCGCTTTAGTTGTAACTGTAGGACCAGATGATTTTAAAGGGGATTCTCCACTTAAAGGAATGGAATTTCAAAGACACTATGAAAGTCTAGCTTATAAATTAGGAGGTGGAAACTATAAAGCACCAGTACAATTAGTTGGAGACTTTATGGAAGATAGAGTAAGTGAAAAGTTAGGTAAAGTTATCCCAAGTTATACAGCCGGATATGTATTTAGAGATTTAAGAGAGTGTTTACCATCATATGTTGTAGAAGCATTAAAAGAAGGAATAAGTAATTTTGATAGAAAAATAAAGGGTTATGGAAATAAGGATGCTGTTTTAACAGGAATAGAAACTAGAACATCTGCACCAGTTAGAATAACAAGAACAGAAAACTTGGAGAGCATTTCTATGGAAGGATTATATCCAACAGGTGAAGGGGCAGGATTTGCAGGAGGAATTATTTCAGCAGCTGTAGATGGAATAAAAGTAGCTGAAAAAATAATAAGTAAATTTAAGATACAATAA
- a CDS encoding CdaR family protein produces MDKRDKNKRGIVPVICLLLSIGLWFYVTNVENPRRSYELKDVPVEIYNAETLVDSKLALVPDQKFYVNLKLEGYGSDIYKIKESDFKITVDLSDYALKKGENKIPVSIEKSPANINIKNDSSLTISIMLEELVEKSFQIKPRISITTKSGFFASEPDINPQEIQVSGAQSLVNRVSSIVVTGEEHDVSSDVKSSYKLEPLDSADKLVEGVHLSQDVVDVVIKISQGKSVPLKINTVGQLPAGMKLKTLEATRKTVELLGPKDLLDKITEVQSTPLDLSTFNGDGETNLTVVIPEGLSIKQGEEYVNVKLTVSKIVSKNFEVAFTLKGALEGLKITPTKNTVKVSISGYDDEIENVTVDNIKAELNVESFKDEGTFSVSPIVTLIGLDEKFTIGNIEKIEFTVVKEVEQKPEENIPH; encoded by the coding sequence ATGGATAAAAGGGATAAAAACAAAAGAGGAATAGTTCCAGTAATATGTCTTTTACTATCTATTGGTTTATGGTTTTATGTAACAAATGTTGAGAATCCAAGGCGAAGCTATGAATTGAAAGATGTTCCAGTTGAAATTTATAATGCAGAAACTCTAGTTGATTCTAAGTTAGCTTTAGTTCCTGATCAAAAATTTTATGTTAATTTAAAATTAGAGGGATATGGAAGCGATATATATAAAATCAAGGAAAGTGATTTTAAGATAACGGTAGATTTAAGTGATTATGCATTAAAAAAAGGGGAAAATAAAATTCCAGTAAGTATTGAGAAATCACCAGCAAATATAAATATAAAAAATGATAGTAGTCTTACTATTAGCATAATGTTAGAAGAATTAGTAGAAAAGAGTTTTCAAATAAAGCCTAGGATCTCAATAACAACAAAATCAGGATTTTTTGCAAGTGAACCGGATATAAATCCTCAAGAAATACAGGTATCAGGGGCACAATCTTTAGTAAATAGAGTTAGTAGTATAGTAGTAACTGGTGAAGAGCATGATGTTTCAAGTGATGTTAAATCTTCATATAAATTAGAACCTTTAGATAGTGCGGATAAATTAGTTGAGGGGGTACATTTATCGCAAGATGTAGTGGATGTTGTTATTAAAATTAGCCAAGGAAAAAGTGTTCCACTAAAAATTAATACAGTTGGTCAATTACCTGCTGGAATGAAGCTAAAAACTTTAGAGGCTACAAGAAAAACAGTAGAGCTTTTAGGACCTAAGGATTTATTAGATAAGATTACAGAAGTTCAAAGTACACCATTAGATTTATCAACTTTTAATGGTGATGGAGAGACAAACCTAACTGTAGTAATTCCAGAAGGGTTAAGTATCAAACAAGGAGAAGAATATGTAAATGTAAAGCTTACTGTCAGTAAGATTGTTAGTAAGAATTTTGAAGTTGCATTTACATTAAAAGGAGCCTTAGAAGGATTAAAAATAACTCCAACTAAAAATACTGTAAAAGTTAGTATTTCAGGATATGATGATGAAATAGAGAATGTAACAGTAGATAACATAAAGGCTGAATTAAATGTTGAATCATTTAAAGATGAAGGAACCTTTTCAGTTTCACCAATAGTTACCCTTATAGGTTTAGATGAAAAATTTACTATAGGAAATATTGAAAAAATAGAATTTACGGTTGTAAAAGAAGTCGAACAAAAACCAGAAGAGAATATTCCTCATTAA
- a CDS encoding cell wall hydrolase, with amino-acid sequence MKYLKHLFIFFLTLSFSVNIITSTLACKMLDDTTSSINTLAKDENLKQDNNNTFIDAPNNVVEVFNHNNNLIYLTEEDLNLMAKIVYAESKGEPYEGKVAVASVILNRVLDQSFPNTVKEVIFQPYAFSCVVNGEIPGDPNKECFNAVYDAIKGNDPTNEALFFYNPTISTCTWMENIQKNDSKTIGQHLFFKTN; translated from the coding sequence ATGAAATATTTAAAACATCTATTTATTTTCTTTTTAACCCTTTCTTTTTCAGTAAATATAATAACTTCAACTTTAGCGTGTAAAATGTTAGATGATACTACCTCATCTATAAATACATTAGCTAAAGATGAAAACTTAAAACAAGACAACAATAATACTTTTATAGATGCACCTAATAATGTGGTGGAAGTTTTTAATCATAATAATAATTTAATTTACTTAACTGAAGAAGATTTAAACTTAATGGCTAAAATTGTTTATGCCGAAAGTAAGGGTGAACCCTATGAGGGTAAGGTAGCAGTTGCATCGGTAATTTTAAACCGAGTTTTAGATCAAAGTTTTCCAAATACAGTTAAAGAAGTAATTTTCCAACCTTATGCATTTTCATGTGTGGTTAATGGAGAAATTCCTGGTGATCCAAATAAAGAATGTTTTAATGCTGTTTACGATGCCATAAAAGGAAACGATCCAACAAATGAAGCATTATTTTTTTATAATCCAACTATATCAACTTGCACTTGGATGGAAAATATTCAAAAAAACGATAGTAAAACTATCGGTCAACATCTATTTTTTAAAACTAATTAA
- the cdaA gene encoding diadenylate cyclase CdaA, producing the protein MNEIILLVVNSIKNISIYSVLDILVVAYIFYKGYVLIKETRAEQLLKGIILIIVLIPISYILKLDMLYFILNKTLTIGVLSVIIIFQPEIRRALEHIGRSAFEEFHNIQDQEKRNIAINEIVTAVANLAESKTGALIAIEQATGLGEVLNSGTILEARITSNLLENIFVVNTPLHDGATIIRKDKILAAGCVLPLTNNININKKLGTRHRAAIGLSETSDALVIIVSEETGVISLAINGRLTRNYDKEKLRIILLRIMENRESKRVKSAGEKVKTWIKGIKTKEE; encoded by the coding sequence GTGAATGAAATTATACTATTAGTAGTAAATTCAATTAAAAATATATCAATATATTCAGTTTTGGATATATTAGTTGTAGCTTATATATTTTACAAAGGTTATGTACTTATAAAAGAAACAAGAGCAGAGCAACTTTTAAAGGGAATTATATTAATAATAGTACTTATACCTATAAGCTATATACTTAAATTAGATATGCTATATTTTATTTTAAATAAGACTTTAACAATAGGTGTTTTATCTGTAATAATTATATTTCAACCAGAAATTAGAAGAGCGCTAGAGCATATTGGAAGAAGTGCTTTTGAAGAATTTCATAATATACAAGACCAAGAAAAGCGAAATATTGCAATAAATGAAATTGTTACAGCAGTTGCTAATTTAGCAGAATCTAAAACAGGTGCATTAATAGCTATTGAGCAAGCAACTGGCTTAGGTGAAGTTTTAAATTCAGGTACAATTTTAGAAGCAAGAATAACTTCTAATTTATTAGAAAATATATTTGTGGTTAATACACCATTACATGATGGAGCTACAATAATTAGAAAAGATAAAATTTTAGCTGCTGGTTGTGTTCTTCCCTTAACTAATAATATAAATATAAATAAAAAGCTAGGTACAAGACATAGAGCAGCAATAGGATTATCGGAAACTTCAGATGCACTTGTAATAATAGTATCAGAAGAAACAGGAGTAATATCTTTAGCTATTAATGGTAGACTTACAAGAAATTATGATAAAGAAAAGTTAAGAATAATTTTATTAAGAATAATGGAAAATAGAGAGAGTAAGAGGGTTAAATCAGCTGGAGAGAAGGTGAAAACATGGATAAAAGGGATAAAAACAAAAGAGGAATAG
- a CDS encoding chromate transporter: MSLLFKLFFSFLKIGTFSFGGGYAMLPFIEREIVTKNQWINMNEFMDIIGISQMTPGPVAINSATFVGYKVIGVSGSIAATLGVVLTSFILVSIASKALTSFKNSVIVKSALLGMRPVLIALIISAFLRLAKESYLDLKSLVITTIIGIVLLSKKVHPILVIVLAAILGIIFYI; this comes from the coding sequence ATGTCATTATTATTTAAATTATTTTTTTCATTCTTAAAAATAGGAACCTTTAGTTTTGGTGGAGGGTATGCTATGTTACCTTTTATAGAAAGGGAAATAGTGACTAAAAATCAATGGATTAATATGAATGAGTTTATGGACATTATAGGTATATCACAAATGACGCCAGGTCCAGTAGCAATAAATTCTGCAACATTTGTAGGATATAAAGTAATAGGAGTTTCAGGGAGTATAGCAGCAACTTTGGGAGTAGTTTTAACATCATTTATATTAGTATCTATAGCTAGTAAAGCATTAACAAGCTTTAAAAATTCGGTTATAGTAAAATCTGCATTGCTTGGAATGAGACCGGTATTAATAGCATTAATAATTTCTGCATTTTTAAGATTGGCAAAGGAATCATATTTAGATTTAAAAAGTTTAGTAATAACTACGATAATAGGAATAGTATTGTTATCAAAGAAGGTACATCCGATATTAGTAATTGTTTTAGCAGCTATATTAGGAATTATATTTTATATATAA
- the ptb gene encoding phosphate butyryltransferase, which translates to MNKNFDDLLLKLKDCKKKRLAVAVAQDEPVLEAVKAAQERQIADAILVGDQEKISEISKKIDMDISKFEIVHEVDPKKATLQAVKLVSSGKADMVMKGLIDTATFLRSVLNKEVGLRTGKLMSHVSVFEIEGIDRLIFLTDAAFNTYPDLKAKVQILNNSVDVAHACGIENPKVALVCAVEVVNPDMQATVDASLLSKMNDRGQIKGCLVDGPLALDNAISEEAAHHKGITSPVAGKADVILLPNIETANVMYKTLTYTSKSKNGGLLVGTSAPVILTSRADSFETKVNSIALAALVAENK; encoded by the coding sequence ATGAATAAGAATTTTGATGACTTATTATTGAAGTTAAAAGACTGTAAGAAAAAAAGACTTGCAGTAGCAGTAGCTCAAGATGAGCCAGTTTTGGAAGCTGTAAAGGCTGCACAAGAACGACAAATAGCAGATGCTATATTGGTCGGAGACCAAGAAAAAATTTCAGAAATTTCTAAAAAAATAGACATGGATATTTCAAAATTTGAAATTGTTCACGAAGTAGATCCTAAAAAGGCTACTTTACAAGCAGTTAAATTAGTTTCAAGTGGAAAAGCAGACATGGTAATGAAGGGTTTAATTGATACAGCAACTTTCTTAAGAAGTGTTTTAAATAAAGAGGTGGGTTTAAGAACAGGAAAATTAATGTCCCATGTTTCAGTATTCGAAATTGAGGGTATAGATAGATTAATATTTTTAACAGACGCTGCATTTAATACTTATCCTGATTTAAAGGCTAAGGTTCAAATATTAAATAATTCAGTAGATGTTGCACACGCTTGTGGAATAGAAAATCCAAAAGTTGCTTTAGTATGTGCTGTAGAAGTAGTTAATCCAGACATGCAGGCCACTGTTGATGCATCATTGTTATCAAAGATGAATGATAGGGGTCAAATAAAAGGATGTTTAGTAGATGGACCTTTAGCATTAGATAATGCAATATCAGAAGAAGCAGCTCATCATAAGGGAATAACTAGTCCAGTAGCTGGAAAAGCTGATGTAATATTATTACCTAATATAGAGACAGCTAATGTTATGTACAAAACTTTAACATATACATCTAAATCAAAAAATGGAGGCCTTTTAGTTGGAACTTCAGCACCAGTCATATTAACTTCTAGAGCTGATAGTTTTGAAACAAAGGTTAATTCAATTGCTCTAGCAGCATTAGTTGCAGAAAATAAATAA
- a CDS encoding AIM24 family protein, which yields MRTSMNISNKLAMISEMRNDTIFQVLEYDDLEGASNLNTAIQLDFMRKSNIKLRQVRIILDESAVKLEAGALSYMKGDIEIINKTGGIIGLGKKFFASKVTNESAFKPLFQGKGEIFLEPSFAHYALIELEDEEIIVDDGLFYACEESIEVGVAMQKNASSIVFGNEGIYQTKLKGSGIVLLEIPVPEKEILRCKMYRDTLKVDGNFALLRSANIEFTVEKSGTTLIGTALNGEGLLNVYRGTGEVWLAPTKSVYNDLEDKGLKELTVSSKNRDTNI from the coding sequence ATGAGAACTTCGATGAATATAAGCAATAAGTTAGCAATGATATCTGAAATGAGAAATGACACAATATTTCAAGTTTTAGAATATGATGATTTAGAAGGAGCAAGCAATTTAAATACAGCAATTCAATTAGATTTTATGAGAAAGTCTAATATAAAACTAAGGCAGGTAAGGATTATACTTGATGAAAGCGCGGTAAAGCTTGAAGCAGGGGCTCTTAGTTACATGAAGGGAGATATAGAAATAATTAATAAAACTGGCGGAATTATAGGATTAGGTAAAAAGTTTTTTGCAAGTAAAGTTACTAATGAATCTGCCTTTAAACCTTTATTTCAGGGAAAAGGTGAAATATTTTTGGAGCCAAGTTTTGCACATTATGCACTTATAGAATTAGAAGATGAAGAAATTATTGTTGATGATGGATTATTCTATGCATGTGAAGAAAGTATAGAAGTTGGAGTAGCTATGCAAAAAAATGCTTCATCAATAGTATTTGGAAATGAAGGTATTTATCAAACAAAATTAAAAGGTAGCGGCATTGTTTTATTAGAAATACCAGTGCCAGAGAAAGAAATTTTAAGGTGTAAAATGTATAGAGATACTTTAAAGGTAGATGGAAATTTTGCATTGCTTAGAAGTGCAAATATAGAGTTCACTGTTGAAAAGTCAGGAACAACTTTAATAGGAACAGCATTAAATGGTGAGGGGTTATTAAACGTATATAGAGGTACTGGTGAAGTATGGTTAGCACCAACAAAGTCAGTATATAATGATTTAGAAGATAAGGGTCTAAAAGAACTTACAGTTTCATCTAAAAATAGAGATACTAACATATAA
- the iadA gene encoding beta-aspartyl-peptidase, with translation MITIIKGIKIYAPDYRGIKDVVVLGDKIEDIFDDIQIPEKFVEIDVIDGRNKILFPGFIDCHVHIIGGGGEGGFKTRTPEIPFTELTKAGITTVVGCIGTDGVCRNMRSLIAKAKALEEEGITTFCYTGSYEIPVKTITESIKGDLMMVDKVIGVGEVALSDNRSSQATFNEFVNTVAQARVGGLLSGKAGIVNVHLGDGARKLDYLFSLIEETEIPPTQLLPTHINRSRKLFKVGEEYVKKGGFIDLTTSSDPRFLEPGELRASDGLKELLNNGLDIEHITFSSDGNGSMPIFDVNGHLTGLGICKVSTLYGEVKESIKTHNIKIEDAIRVITSNVAKVLKLHNKGTIEKGKDADLVLVDENTLEIDKVFAKGKLMVNNGEAIIKGTFEH, from the coding sequence TTGATAACAATAATAAAGGGTATAAAAATATATGCTCCAGACTATAGAGGAATTAAGGATGTAGTTGTTCTAGGGGATAAAATAGAAGATATATTTGATGATATACAGATTCCAGAAAAGTTTGTTGAAATTGATGTTATAGATGGAAGAAATAAAATTCTATTTCCAGGATTTATAGATTGTCATGTTCACATAATAGGTGGAGGAGGAGAAGGTGGATTTAAAACCAGAACTCCAGAGATACCTTTTACTGAATTAACAAAGGCTGGTATAACTACAGTTGTTGGATGTATTGGAACAGATGGAGTATGTAGAAATATGAGAAGTTTAATAGCCAAAGCTAAAGCTTTAGAAGAAGAGGGGATAACTACTTTTTGTTACACAGGATCATATGAAATTCCGGTTAAGACTATAACTGAAAGCATTAAAGGAGATTTAATGATGGTAGATAAAGTTATAGGAGTGGGAGAAGTTGCATTATCTGATAATAGAAGTTCACAAGCAACATTTAATGAATTTGTAAATACTGTTGCCCAAGCAAGAGTTGGAGGTCTTTTATCAGGAAAAGCAGGTATAGTTAATGTACACTTGGGTGATGGCGCAAGAAAGTTAGATTATCTATTCTCATTAATAGAAGAAACAGAAATACCTCCAACACAATTATTACCAACACATATAAATAGGAGTAGAAAATTATTTAAAGTTGGAGAAGAGTATGTAAAAAAAGGTGGGTTTATCGATTTAACAACAAGTTCCGATCCTAGGTTTCTAGAGCCGGGAGAATTGAGAGCTAGTGATGGATTAAAAGAATTACTAAATAATGGATTGGATATTGAACATATCACATTTTCATCAGATGGTAACGGAAGTATGCCCATCTTTGATGTAAATGGACATCTAACTGGTCTCGGGATATGCAAAGTTTCAACTCTATATGGAGAGGTTAAGGAAAGTATAAAAACACATAATATAAAAATAGAGGATGCCATAAGAGTTATAACATCTAACGTAGCAAAAGTATTAAAATTACATAATAAAGGCACAATTGAAAAAGGGAAGGATGCTGATTTAGTTTTAGTAGATGAAAATACTTTAGAAATAGATAAAGTATTTGCAAAGGGAAAGCTTATGGTTAATAATGGTGAAGCTATAATAAAGGGAACTTTTGAACACTAA